In a single window of the Leptospira sanjuanensis genome:
- a CDS encoding TldD/PmbA family protein, whose translation MQTNKAQLILEAGLSRKADFVEIFEEETRSSSVSLRDQKIEQSFAGIDYGIGIRLIYGTDVLYAHTNNEEEEHLISLIDLLADSRGAAKSAGRALVLRGDLKPLSFPAAIKDPRKIAPDEKLEILYKADRTARGLSSSIVQVSASASDSVSRIGIYNSEGLALEDLRVRSRFSINVAAEKEGERFVASENPGARKGFEFFNNLPVEQLSTTAAERALLMLSAGYIQGKKMPVVMGNGFGGVIFHEACGHPLETEAIRKKSSPFVDKLGERIGQSCLTAIDDGTIPDSWGSITVDDEGSAPQKTVLIENGILKNYLSDRVGAQEVGVPRTGSARRESYMYAPVSRMRNTYIAAGTDSFDSMLAGVEYGLFAKKMGGGSVNPSTGEFNFSVEEGYVIRNGKIAEPVRGATLIGKGDEILPKISMVGNDLELAAGMCGAASGSVPVTVGQPSLKVDEILVGGRS comes from the coding sequence ATGCAGACAAACAAAGCCCAACTGATATTGGAAGCGGGACTTTCCAGAAAAGCGGATTTCGTGGAAATATTCGAGGAAGAGACAAGATCTTCTTCCGTAAGTTTAAGAGATCAAAAAATAGAACAGAGTTTTGCCGGAATCGATTACGGAATCGGAATCCGGCTGATCTACGGAACCGACGTTCTCTACGCACATACCAATAACGAGGAAGAGGAACATTTGATTTCTCTGATAGACCTTCTCGCCGATTCGAGAGGGGCGGCGAAAAGCGCAGGGCGGGCGCTTGTGTTGCGTGGGGATCTAAAACCTCTTTCGTTTCCGGCAGCGATCAAAGATCCGCGTAAAATCGCACCCGATGAAAAATTAGAAATTCTTTATAAAGCCGATCGAACCGCAAGAGGACTTTCCTCGAGTATCGTTCAAGTCAGCGCGTCCGCGAGCGATTCCGTTTCCAGAATCGGAATCTACAACTCGGAAGGTTTGGCGCTGGAAGACCTTCGCGTTCGAAGCAGATTCAGCATCAACGTAGCCGCGGAAAAAGAAGGAGAACGTTTTGTGGCTTCGGAGAATCCGGGAGCGAGAAAGGGATTCGAATTTTTCAACAACTTACCCGTGGAACAACTTTCGACCACGGCGGCAGAGCGCGCCTTACTCATGTTATCCGCCGGTTATATACAAGGAAAAAAAATGCCGGTCGTTATGGGCAACGGTTTCGGAGGAGTGATCTTTCACGAAGCCTGCGGACATCCGTTGGAAACCGAAGCGATCCGCAAGAAGTCTTCTCCGTTCGTGGATAAACTCGGCGAGAGAATCGGACAATCCTGTCTGACAGCGATCGACGACGGAACGATTCCGGATTCTTGGGGAAGCATTACCGTGGACGACGAAGGTTCCGCGCCTCAGAAAACCGTCCTCATCGAAAACGGAATTTTAAAAAATTATTTATCCGATCGAGTCGGCGCACAGGAAGTCGGCGTTCCCAGAACCGGAAGCGCAAGAAGAGAAAGTTATATGTACGCGCCCGTTTCTCGGATGAGAAATACGTACATCGCCGCCGGAACGGATTCTTTCGATTCGATGTTGGCCGGAGTCGAATACGGTCTTTTCGCCAAAAAGATGGGAGGCGGTTCCGTAAATCCTTCCACGGGAGAATTCAACTTCTCCGTGGAAGAAGGATATGTGATCCGAAACGGAAAAATCGCCGAGCCGGTTCGCGGTGCGACTCTCATCGGAAAGGGAGATGAAATTCTTCCTAAGATCAGCATGGTGGGAAACGATCTGGAGCTCGCTGCGGGGATGTGCGGAGCCGCTTCCGGTTCCGTTCCCGTAACGGTCGGACAACCTTCCCTGAAAGTGGACGAGATTCTCGTGGGAGGCCGTTCATGA